The Saccharothrix violaceirubra genome segment TCGACGGCCGACGGCTCTACATCGCCACGTACTTCGCCGACCCGGGCAAGGTGTTCGCGGTCGACCCGGGCACCGGCCGGGTGCTGTGGGAGACGCCGAACCCGGCGGACGGCTGCACCACGGGCGGCGCGGCCGGCCACCCGGACCTGTGCTCGTTGGCGCACGGCGCGGCCGTGACCACGAGTCCGGGCCTGGTGTTCGAGGGGTCCAACGACGGCAAGTTCCGGGCGTACTCGGCCCGCGACGGCCGCGTGCTGTGGACGTTCGACACGCTCCGCGACTTCGCCGGGGTCGACGGGCGGACCGGCCGGGGCGGCGCGATCGCCGGTGGCGGCGGTGGCGCGGTCGTGGCGAACGGGATGGTCTACGCGCAGTCGGGCTACTCGCCCGAGTATCCGAGTCCGCACGGCACGGTGCTGCTGGCGTTCGGCCTGTGACCCGGTGGCGGGTGGGGGATCTTGGGGGAGCCCCACCCGCCACCTTCCCGCCTACGCCACGAACACCGGCTGGTCGACGGCCCACAGCCACGACCCGTCCGGCTGCCGGCGGGCGATCTCCACGGTCACGTCGCCGCTGGTCAGCGTGGACGAGGTCAACGCCAGGTCGCCGCCCGTCAACGCCGCGTGCTGCCGGCCCTGCGTGAGCACCGGCCTGGCGGCGAGGAACCGCTCGTACACTTCCCGGATCTGCGCGTGCCCGGTGGCGAGGTTGCCCGGCGGGAACGCCAGCACGGCATCCGGCTCGTACAGCGCCACCAGCCCGTCGACGTCGCCCGCGTTGCCGCGTTCGATGAAGTACCTGCCCAGGTCGTTCGGCTCGGTGGCCGGTTCGTAGGTCATGCGGACAAGCCTGCCGTCGAATCACGACATCCTGTGTCATGTATTCCTTGTAGGGTTTTCCGCGTGCGTGCCGACCGGTTGGTGTCGCTGGTGCTGCTGCTGCGTCAGCACGGCCGGCTGTCCGCCACCGCGCTCGCCCGCGAGCTGGAGGTGTCGACCCGCACCGTGCTGCGCGACATCGAGGCGCTGTCGGCCGCGGGCGTCCCGGTCTTCGCCGAACGTGGCCGGCTCGGCGGGTTCACGCTGCTGCCCGGCTTCCAGACCGAACTGACCGGCCTGAACCACGACGAGGCACTGGCCCTGCTCGTCGCCGGATCGCGGCGGGGCGCGCAGGCGTTCGGCCTCGGCCCGGCGCTCGCGTCGGCCATGCGCAAGGTGGTCGACGCGCTGCCCGAGACGCAACGGGCCGCCGCTGCGGGCGCCGTCCGCCGGCTGCTCGTCGACCCGGACACCGACCTGCTCCTGCGCCGCCTGACCACCGAGGAGGTGCCCGACGACGTGGTGGCCGAGGTCCGCCGCGCGGTCGTGGCCGGGCACCGGCTGCGCATCCACTACCGGGCCGCCGCCGACCGGGCGCCGGCGTGGCGCACCGTGGACCCGATCGGCCTGGTCACCGCGCGCGGCCAGGCCTACCTGTTGGCCACCCGGTCCGGGCAGGACCGCACCTACCGGCTGTCGCGCGTGTTGGCCGCCGAGGAACTGGACGAACCCGCGACCCGCCCCGACCGCGTCGACCTCGGCCGCGCCTGGCAGGACCGCGGCACCCGGTTCCGGTCCGGCGGCGACCAGGTCACCGTGCTGGCCCTGGTGACACCGGAACGCCGTGCGGGCCTGGCGGACACCGCCGTGGCGGTCCTGTCGGAACGGACCGAGGGCGACGGCCGGGTCCGGCTGGAGGCGACCTTCCAGGACGCGCGGCACGCCGAATGGGCGCTGTGGCAACCGGGCGCGCACGTCGAAGTCCTGGCCCCCGACTGGTTGCGCACCACACTGCGCGACCGGGCCGCCGCGATCGCCGCGACGTACGCGGACTGAGCCCGGGGCACGGTCTCTCGATAAGCACGGCGTAATCGCGATGGCGGTCGTCGACGTATGGTCTTCACGGTCCTTGAACTGTGTGTTCCGCAGGTGGTGCCGGTGCGCGTGACGAGTGACGTGATCCCAACGGGTTTCGGCGTGGTTCAGCGGTGCCTGAAGTGGTTGCCGGCCAGGGCATCTGCGGCGGTCTGGGTGAGTTCGCGGAGCTGACGTTGGTGTGGCGTAAGGCTCTTCAGCCGTCGTGGAGCAGGGCGAGGCCAGGTTCGCCCGTGGCACGGATGCCGGCGTCGCCTGGCCACAGCGCCGGGGCCGACGGCCAGGTTGTGGGTGTCGCGGCCCGACAGGGAACCCAGGCCGGAAGCTGCCCGCGAGGGCTACTGACTCGCTCGTGATTCCAGAGAGTTCTAGACACCGCAGATTCCGCCCGTGTCGACATTCCCCTGAGGCATCTCAGAACCCACCCGTTTCCACACGGTTCCCAACTTTTCACCCAGCCCGTGCCGGTCCGCCTCGCCGCCGTAAATTTCCGCGATGCCACCCCGCCTGCGCGACTGCGCTTCCGCGGGAGTCGCCAACCGCAATTCCGTCCCCATCCTGTAATGAGAATCCGGGATACTTGGACTCCCTGCTTCGAGCCTGATTTCGATGGTCCTCTTCCATATGGCATCCATCTTTCGAGTACGGACCGGCGACTTCTTTTCTCGAAGCTGGGTGAACCAGCTCTTTTCGAACCGGCAGATCCAGTGATCTCCTTCCTTCGCCACCGCCACCGCCTTGGGTGGATGGTTCGACCAGAGGGAGATCTCTACCTGCTTGCGCACGACCAGGTAAGCGACCACATAGAGCGCGAACGCCTCGGCTTCACCCGCGTCAAGGCCGGAATTGTCCTTCCGGCGACACCGTCGCACAAAAGATCGCACGGCACTCTTGGCGCCGTCGTAGACGGCATTTCCTATCACACCCGCAAGGGCGGCTTGTGCACCCCAGGTAAATTCTGCGTTGATCAGGATGTATTCAACGTCCAGCTGAGGATCGGGATCCTTGTTTTTCGATGCGGCGTACCGCTCGACGATCAGAGTGTGAGCGTTCTTCTCGCTGTCCTGGACGCCCAGCAGGTCATGGACTGCACGGAGATCTTCAGAGTCGTAGTCATATTCATGGTTCGCGGCCACCTTCCCACGGTCCCATAAAAGACCTGGCTGTCCCCACCACCAGAAGGTCGAACGCGACGAAGTCGAGCGGTCGTCGTCCACCCTGGCCCCGCTCTGCCACGACCCACTCCGTGCACGCGGACACGTTCGTCGCGATCAGGCTGCCCGTCTTCGACATCGTCGTCCCGCGCGCCGACCTCACCCGGCCCGGAATCCAGCGTCTCCCGCCCTCGTCGTCCGACGGGGGCGGGAGACGGCCTCGCCTCAGTCGCGCAGCGGCAGGACCGGCACGCCCGGCGGCGTGAAGCCGAAGACCTGGCCGTAGAACGACAACTCGGCCTCCAGCGCGGCGATGATCGACGCGGCCTTGCGGAACCCGTGCTGCTCGCCCTCGAACGTCAGGTAGGCGTGCGGGACGCCGGTGCCGTCGAGCGCGGCCACGAACCGGTCGGCCTGTTCGGGCGGGCAGATCTCGTCCTCCAGGCCCTGCAACAGGAGCACGGGACCGGCGAGCCGGTCGACGCGGTTGGCCGGCGACCGGTCGACGTACCGGTCGCGGGCGGCGGGCCACGGGCCGACCAGCCCTTCCACGTAGCGGGACTCGAAGTCGTGCGTCTCGCCGCCCGTGCCGGTCCACCCGGCCAGGTCCAGGATCGGGAACGCGACCATGCCGCACCGGTAGGTCTTGACCGACGTCATCGACGCCGCCGAGGTCCACCCGCCGGCGCTGCCGCCCCGGATGCCCAGCCGGGCGCCGTCCGCGGTGCCCTCGTCGGCCAACGCCTGGGCCACGGCCGCGCAGTCGTTGACGTCGACCACGCCCCACTGCTCGCGCAGCCGCTCCCGGAACACCCGGCCGTAGCCGGTCGACCCGCCGTAGTTGACCGACACGACGCCGATGCCGCGGCTGGTGAAGTACGCGATGTCCACGTCGAGCACGGGCGCGGACCGGCCGGTCGGACCGCCGTGGACATGCACCACGTACGGCGGCCGTTCGTCGGCGGGTCCGGTGAAGTCGGGGTTGCGCGGCGGGTACACGTAGGCGGGCACGTCGCCGTCGGGGCCGGCGAACACGCGCTCCTCGGGCACCGGCAGGTAGGCGCGCTCCGCCGGGTCGGCCGGGGTGGTGTGCCGGGTCAGGACGCCCGCGCCCAGGTCGTAGGACACGACCGTGCCCTCGTCGAGCGGACCGGCCGCGCTGGACACGAGCACGCCCTCGTGCACCGCGAGCTGCGACTGCCACAGGGGCAGGTCGACGTCGAGGTCGACGACCGTGCCCGCCGCCTCGTCGAGCACGGCGGGCGTGCCCGAGCGCAGCACCGCGTACCGGCCGGGCGCGATCGTGGCGAACCAGCGGTGGCCCAGTCGCCACATCGGTCCACCCAGCTCCTGGGCGACGGGCGCGAGGTTGGTCGACGTCCCGTCGGGGGAGATGCGGAACAGGTTCCACCAGCCCTGCGGGTCGGTGAGCGCGAGCAGGTCGTCGCCGTCCCACTCGACCTGGCAGACGGCTTCGGCGGGACCGCCCGCGACGACCCGGTGGGTGTCCTCGCCGACGCGGGCGACGCACAGCTCGGTGCCGTCCCACGGCATGTTCGGGTGGTCCCACCCGATCCACGCCAGGCGGGTGCCGTCGGGCGAGGGCTTGGGTCCGCTGAGGAAGTGGTGGGACGCGGCCAGCACGCGGATCGGCGAGCCGTCCAGCGGGATCGCGACCAGGTCGCGGCGGACGTCGGTGCGGGCGTCGCCGGTGACGGTCTCGCGCACGCACCACACCTCGGTCCCGCCGGGTCCGGCGGCGAGGTCGGCGTAGCGGACGCCGTGGTGCCGCTCCGGGGCGGGCGTGATCGGCACCGGCTCGGGCACCGGCGCGTCCGGGTCGAAGACGTGTACGCGCTGGTCGTCCCAGTGGGTGAACGCGACCCGGGTGCCGTCGGGGGTGTCGAGCACCACCCACGGTCGGCCGCCGTACTCGTGCACGCGGTTGCGTACGTTCCACGGCGGCGGCAACAGGTCCTGCCCGTCGCGCACGAGCGCGACCCGGCCGCCTTCGGCCGGTCGGCCCTCGGCCCACCACGGGCGCCCGTCGTGCAGGTCGACCCATTGCGGTCCGCCACCGGCGGCGGCGGCGTCGGCCGCCCCGATGGGGGATGTCCACGTTCCATACGGTGCGATCTTCACCACGCAGCGACCCTATAGCGCGGCTCCCCGTGCAGGCAGGCACCGATCGGCCGACAAGGTCTTGTGCGGGGGGAGGGCTGCCGATCTTGCCGGCGTGGCCTAGGGTCGGTCCTGTCATGGCACGCGTCATCCACGTATTCCGTCAGCCCGACCGGTTCGTCGCCGGGACAGTCGGGCAGCCCGGCGACCGCACGTTCTACCTCCAGGCGGCTGAAGAGGCCCGGTTGGTGAGCGTGGCGCTGGAGAAGCAACAGGTCGCCGTACTCGCCGAGCGCATCGGCTCGCTGCTGGAGGAGGTGCACCGCAGGTTCGGGGCCGACGTCCCGGAGACGGTGCCCGAGGACCTGCGCGACACCGAGCCGCTCGCGGTGCCGGTCGAGGAGGAGTTCAAGGTCGGCACGATGGGGCTGGGCTGGGACGCCGAGTCCCGGGCGGTCGTGATCGAGCTGCTCGCGCTCACCGACGAGGAGATCGACGAGGCCGTGGTCCTCGACGACACCGAGGACGGCCCGGACGCGGTGCGCGTGTTCCTCACCCCGGTCGAGGCGCGGGCGTTCGCCGAACGCGCCGACCGCGTGGTGCGGGCCGGGCGCAAGCCGTGCCCGCTGTGCTCGGAGCCGCTGGACCCGGAGGGCCACGTGTGCCCGCGGCAGAACGGCTACCGCCGCGCGGACGAGAGCTGATGCTGCCGGGCGACGACGGCGCGGTCGAGTTCCTGACCCGGGGTCGCATCGACGTGGAAGGCCGCCTGGTCGACGCGTCCAACGCCACCCTGTTCTGCCGGATCTCGCTCGACGGCGTCGAGGCGCGGTGCGTGTACAAGCCGGTGCGCGGCGAACGTCCGCTGTGGGACTTCCCCGACGGCACGCTCGCCGGCCGCGAGGTGTCGACCTACCTGGTGTCACGGGCGGCGGGCCTGGACCTGGTGCCGCCGACGGTGCTGCGGCCCGGCCCGTTCGGCGACGGCATGGTGCAGCTGTGGGTGGACACCGTCGAGGACGGCGACCTGGTGGACGTCGTCGCCGAGGACGCCGTGCCCAAGGACTGGCGCGCGGTGCTGCGGGCGCACGACGACGTGGGCGAGCCGGTCGTGCTGGTGCACGCCGACCACCCGCGCGTGCGGCTGATGGCGGTGCTCGACGCGGTGGTCAACAACGCCGACCGCAAGGGCGGGCACGTCCTGCACGGCGTCGACGGCGGCGTGTACGGCGTGGACCACGGCATCTGCCTGCACGTCGAGGACAAGCTGCGCACCGTGCTGTGGGGCTGGCTCGGCGAGCCGCTGCCCGACGAGGGCGTGGAGGCGTTGCACCGGTTGCGCGCCGACCTGCCCGGCGCGTTGGGCGACGTGCTGCACGAGCACCTGACCCGGGCCGAGGTGCGCCGGTTGGGCGAACGGGTCGACAAGCTGGTGGCGGCGTCGGTGTTCCCCGAACCGTCGGACGACCGGCCCATGATCCCGTGGCCCGCGTTCTGAACCGTGGGACAGTCCGGGACGACGGTGGTCTACTGGGCGCCGTGAGCGCCGTGCTGCTGCGTCCCGTGTCCGACGCCGACGTGCCGTTGTTCTTCGCGCACCAGAACGATCCCCACGCGGTGCGCATGGCCGCGTTCACCGCCGCCGACCCGCGGGACGCGGTGGCGTTCGCGGCCCGGTGGGCGCGCATCCGCACCGATCCGGCGATGCTGGCGCGCACCGTGGAGTTCGAGCACGTGGTGGTCGGGCACGTGCTGCGGTACGCGCAGTTCGGCGAGCCCGAGGTGGGGTTCTGGATCGCCCGCGAGCACTGGGGGCGCGGCCTGGCGTCGGCGGCGTTGGACGCGTTCCTGCGGCTGGACCCGACCCGGCCGCTCTACGCGCGGGCGGCCGTGGACAACCTGGGCTCGCTGCGGGTGCTGTCCAAGTGCGGGTTCGTCGCGGTGGGCGAGGACGTGGGTTTCGCGGAGGGGCGGGGCGCGGACGTGGAGGAGTTCATCCTGAGGTTGGACGTGTGAGGGCGCTGGACGAGCGGATGACGGTCCGCTTCGGGTCCGGCGTGCGGCCGTGGCTGGACGGGCTGCCCGCGCTGCTGGCGGACCTGACCGCGCGGTGGGGGCTGACCGTCGTGCGGGACCTGCCCGGTGGCAACACCTCGCACACCGTGCTGTGCACGACGGCCGACGGCGCCCCGGCGGTGCTGAAGGTGACGCCGGAGCCGCCGATCGCGGCGCAGGAGTCGGCGGCGTTGGGCGCGTGGGCGGATTCGCCGGCGGTGGTGGACGTGCTGGCCGAGGACCTTCCGGCGGGTGTGCTGCTGCTGGAGGGCCTGGTGCCGGGCACGTCGGCGCAGGACGGCCCGGAGTTGCCCGTGCTGCTGGCGGAGTTGGGGCGGGTGCGCGTGGTCGACGGGTTCCCGCCGCTGGCCGCCGGGGTCGAGCGGATGTTCGGGTTGCTGGCGCGGCGGCGTCCGGGCGACTACGCGGCGTCGGTCGGGGCGGCGTCGGCGTTGGCCGCCGACCGCGTGCCGGTGCGGCTGCTGCACGGTGATCTCCACCTGGGCAACGTGTTGCGGTCCGACCGGGGGCTGGTGGCGATCGATCCCCGGGCCACGGTGGGCGATCCGGCGTTCGACGCGGTCGACTTCGCCTACGCCGGACCGGACCTGGACGCGCGGGTCGAGTGGTTGTCGTCGGTGGTGGACGGCGACCGGTTGGCGGCGTGGTGCGCGGCGTTGGCGCCGTTCTTTCCCGACCACCCGGCGGTGGCGGCCGGCAGGCTGTCGGGGTGACGAGCCTGATCGACATGACCGAGCGCGAGTACTTCGCGCAGTTCGCCCTGCGCACCGGTATGTTCGTCGGCCTGCCGACGCTGGGCCGGACGGCCGCTTTCCTTGAGGGCTACCACCAGGCCGCCGTCAGGTACGGGAAGCCGGGCCTGACCGGGTTGCCCGAGTGGTTGGCCGCGAACCACGGGATCGAAGGCCCTGTGGTGTGGTGGGAGCAGCTCCACCGGATCGCCCTGCCGGATCGACCCGCCGACGACACGCCGCTCACCCCCGAGCAGGAAAAGGTCGTCCTCAAGCTGCTGTTCGAGCTGCTCGACGCGTTCCTCGCGGAACGGGAAGCCGCAGCCGACACCCCGGTGGGCTAGCTGTTCTGTCCTGTGAGGTTGGGGACGCGGCTGGCAGGTGGTTGGCCTTTGAGTGCGGTGTGGCCGCGGTGGTGATTATAGGTGTGCAGCCACCGCGGCAGCGTCTCGCGGCGTTCGGTCTCAGACCGGTATGCCTGGGCGTAGGCCCATTCGTCGAGCAGGGTGCGGTTGAAGCGTTCGACCTTGCCGTTGGTCTGTGGCCGGTAGGCGCGGGTGCGTTTATGGGTGATGCCCGCGTTGGCGAGGGTGTCGCGCCAGAGCCGTGAGCGGTAGCAGGAGCCGTTGTCGGTCAGCACCCGGCGGACGGTGACGCCGGCTTCCCGGAAGAACGCCTGTGCCCGGGTCCAGAACGCGGCGGCGGTGTCCTTGGTCTCGTCGGGCAGTATCTCGGTGTAGGCCAGCCTGCTGTGGTCGTCCACGGCGTTGTGCAGGTAGGCGTAGCCGAGGTTCGGGCGGCCGTGGACCTTGCGGGGCCTGGTCGGGTCGCGGTGGGCGGAGCTGTTGCGCCCGCCGGCCCGCCGTCCGTGCACCTTGTGGCCGCCGCCGTCGGGGATGTTGCCGAGCTTCTTGATGTCGACGTGGACCAGGTCGCCCGGTGCGGCGTGTTCGTAGCGGCGCACCGGCGTGGCGGTGGCCCGGTCCAGGTGGGCCAGGCGGGCCAGGCCGAAGCGGCGCAGCACCCGGTGCACGGTGGAGGGGTTCAGTCCGAGCAGGTGGGCGATGCGGGCCGGGCCCCACCGACGCGCCAGGCGGACCTTGACGATCCGGCGTTCGCGGCGGGTGGGCAGGCGACGCGGGCTGCGGTGCGGGCGGCTGGAACGGTCGACCAGGCCCGCCTCGCCCAGCTCGCGGTAGCGAGAGGCCCAGCGGGCGGCGGTGGTCGGCGAGACCTGGAACCGCTCGGCCGCCCGCCGCAGCGGCCACCCCTCGTCCACGACACACCGGGCCAGGCGCAGCCGTCCCAGCTCGGTCAAGGGTGCGTTAGCGTGGGTCACGAGGGCCTCCGTGGGCTCGGTGTCGACGTCGCAATCCACACCGAACCCGGAGGCCCTCCCTCATTCCAACATCATCCGACTACGTGTCGAACCGTCCACAACCTCTCAGGGCAGTACAGCTAGCGTCGCGGGTCGTGCGATCACAGGACTACGGGCGCGACGTGTTGGCGGGCGGGAAGAAGCGGTCGGTGCCGGAGGTGGCGGCCGAGCCGGGCGTGGTGGTGGAGGACCCGGCCTCGGGGTTCTGCGGCGCGGTGGTGCGGTTCGAGTCCGGCAACGTCGTGCTGGAGGACCGGCACGGGCGGGAGCGGCTGTTCCCGTTGCGGCCGGCCGGGTTCCTGGTCGACGGGCGGCCGGTGACGTTGGTGCGCCCGGCCGTCGCGGCGGCGACACCCACCCGGTCGGCGTCCGGATCGGTGCGGGTCGAGGGGCTCAAGGCCCGCACGGCCCGTGATTCGCGGATCTGGGTGGAGGGCCTGCACGACGCCGAGCTGGTGGAACGCGTGTGGGGGCACGACCTGCGCGTGGAAGGCGTCGTGGTGGAGCCGCTCGACGGCGTGGACGTGCTCGCCGACCGGATCGCGGAGTTCGGCACCGGTCCCGGCCGCAGGTTGGGCGTGCTGGTGGACCACCTCGTGCCGGGCAGCAAGGAATCCCGGCTGGTGGCGGCCGTGCGCGACGAGCACGTGCTGGTCACCGGGCATCCGTTCGTGGACGTGTGGCAGGCGGTGAAACCGGCGGCGGTCGGGATCGCGGCGTGGCCGGTCGTGCCGCGGGGCGTGCCGTGGAAGGACGGCGTGTGCGCGGCGTTGGGCTGGGGCGAGCCGTACGAGGGGTGGCGGCGGGTGCTGGCCGGGGTGCGCGGCTTCCGGGACCTGGAGACGTCGTTGCTGGGCGCGGTGGAACGACTGATCGATTTCGTGACGGAAGAGTAGAAACGGACACTGCCGCGTCGTCGTGGTGCGATGATGCGGGGGTGCTGCCCGCGATCATCTGGTTGGTCCTCGGCGTCGTCATGGTGGTCGCCGAGGTGGTGTCGGGCGACTTCGTGCTGGTGATGCTGGGCGTGGCCGCGCTGGGCGCGGCGGGTGCGTCGGCGTTGGGCGCCGATCTCGTGATCGCCACGGTGGTGTTCGCGGTGGCGTCCCTGGGCCTGGTGCTCGGGGTGCGGCCGGCGCTCAAGCGACGGCTGGAGCTGGGCACGGGACACCGGTCCGGGATCGACGCGTTGCCCGGCAGCACCGCCGTGGTGGTGTCGAGGGTGGACGGTCGCGATGGTCGGGTCCGCATCGGCGGTGACATATGGTCGGCGCGGTCGATCGACCACGAGGTCATCGAGGTCGGCGTGGAAGTCACAGTGGTCGAGATCTCGGGCGCGACCGCCGTGGTGATGTCCGGTGCCTGAGTGGAGGCGGGAGAGTTGACCACCGCAACGCTGATCGTGATCGCGGTCCTGGTGCTGTTCGTGTTGATCGTGATGGCCAAGTCCGTCCTGGTGATCCCGCAGGCCACGTCGGCGGTGATCGAACGGCTGGGCCGCTACCGGACCACGGCCGCGCCGGGCCTGAACATCCTGGTGCCGTTCCTGGACCGGGTGCGGGCCCGGATCGACCTGCGCGAGCAGGTCGTGTCGTTCCCGCCGCAGCCGGTGATCACCCAGGACAACCTGACGGTGTCGATCGACACGGTCGTCTACTTCCAGGTCACCGATCCGCGCGCGGCGGTGTACGAGATCTCCAACTACATCGTCGGCGTGGAGCAGTTGGCCACGACGACGTTGCGCAACCTGGTCGGCGGCATGTCGCTGGAGGAGACGCTGACCTCCCGCGACCAGATCAACAGCCAGTTGCGCGGCGTGCTGGACGAGGCGACCGGCCGGTGGGGCATCCGCGTGGCCCGGGTCGAGCTGAAGGCGATCGACCCGCCGCCCTCGATCCAGGACTCGATGGAGAAGCAGATGCGCGCCGACCGGGAGAAGCGCGCCATGATCCTCACCGCCGAGGGTCAGCGCGAGTCCGCGATCAAGACCGCCGAGGGGCAGAAGCAGTCGCAGATCCTGGCCGCCGAGGGCGCCAAGCAGGCCGCGATCCTGGCGGCCGAGGCCGAGCGCCAGTCGCGCATCCTGACCGCGCAGGGTGAACGCGCCGCCCGCTACCTCCAGGCGCAGGGCCAGGCGAAGGCGATCGAGAAGGTGTTCGCCGCGATCAAGGCCGGGCGGCCGACGCCGGAGGTGCTGGCCTACCAGTACCTCCAGACGTTGCCGCAGATGGCGCAGGGCGACGCGAACAAGGTGTGGCTGGTGCCGTCGGACTACGGCAAGGCGCTGGAGGGCTTCGCCCGGATGCTGGGCACGCCGGGCGAGGACGGCGTGTTCCGCTACGAGCCCCCGGCCCCGGACCCCGCGACCCCGGCGCCGGAGGCGGACGACCCGTCGGTGGCCGACTGGTTCGACACCGCGCCGGACCCGGTGGTGGCCGAGGCCGTGCGCGCGGCCGAGGAGGTGGCCCGCAAGGAGGTGCCCGGTCCGCTCGCGGCGCCCGCGCCGAACCCGTTGGCCGCGCCCGCGCCGCGGCCCGAGGTGGGTCCGGGGCCGACCGCGGACTGAGTCCCGGGGGTCCGGTCGACGACCACCGGACCCGAGGAACGGTCGACCGGCTTCGGCCGGGAGCTTGCCGAAACGCCCGGCCGGGACACCCCGGCCGGGCGTTTCGCGTCGGCGGCCGTCGGGGTTCGGCGGCGACGGCCGGCGTCGTGGGTCGAGGGGTCGGTGCCGGGAAGTGCCCGCGCGGCGAGCCGTCGACGACGCGTCGCCGGAGGTGGGCCGGGAGGTCGGTGGACTGGCCGGAGACTCGTGGTGGCGGCGTCGGAGAGCGGGCGAGGTGGGCGGGCAGGGCGACCGGGGTGCCGAGGGCGGTGGCTCCGTCCTTGCCGGTGGCCGCCGCCGCGCGGTCGTCGGCATCGGCCGATCGCGAGCGGCGGGCCGGTATCGGGTTCCGTGCCGGGCCTGGCGGCGGGGATCGTGCGCGGTGGGGCCGGCTCTCGGCGCGGCCCGATCCCGTGACCGGTCGGATTCCCCGCCGGGCCACCGCCTGCAGGTCCGGACGTCGCCCCGACGCCGCCTCGCGTGTCCCGGTCACCGGAGTCGGTCACGTCCCCTGGGCCGACGGCCGTGATGACGGTGCGTGTCGGCGTGTCGCGCGGCCACCGGATCGGGTCGTCGACGGAAAGGCGGGCACGGACCGTCCCGGTCGTGTGGAACCACGCGCACGACCGGGTGGTGCGCGGCTCGAAGCTGTCTTCTCGCCTTCGCCCGGTGCAGGCTGCACGACGTCCACAGTGGACGTCCGAGGAGGTAGCCATGAGCATCAGGTCGACCGTCGTGGCGTGTGTGACCGTGACCGCGTGTGTGGTCCTGGCCGTCCCGGCCCAGGCCGCCGGTGTCCGGATCGGGTCGCCGACGCCGAAGGCCGTCGGTCCAGCCAAGTACACCCTGATGCTCTCGGGCGCGGACCACACGTGGTCGCGTGCGATCAAGCTGAACTGCCCGACCGACGTGGACGGCCACCTCCATCCGTTCGGCGACCAGGCGTGCGCCGACCTGGCCTCGGTCGACGGCGATCCCGGTCGGATGCACCGCGCGCAGGTCAAGTGCACGCCGGAGTACGGCCGGTTGACCGCGTCGCTGTCCGGCGTCCACGCGGGCCGCACCGTCAAGTGGAGCCGGACGTTCCGCGACGAGTGCGCCCTCTACGGCGCCACCAACACGGTGTTCCGGTTCTGAGTCAGTCCGCGTGCCGGGGCGGGCGGCGGTCGGTCCACGGCCGGGTGCGTTCGAGCTGACCGGCCAAGGCGAGCACGGTGCGTTCGTCGCGGGGCTTGCCGACCAGTTGCACGGCCAGCGGCAGACCGGTGCGGGTGCGGCCGGCGGGGACGGCGGCGGCCGGGTTGCCGGTGACGTTCCAGGCCGGCAGGAACGTGGTCATGCGGGCGGCGGCGAGCAGGGCGGCGACGGCGGGGCGCCGGTCCCACTCTCCGACGCGCAGCGGCGGCCGGGTCAGCACCGGGGTGAGCAGGACGTCGTGATCGGCCAGCACGGAGTTGGCGTGGGAGACCAGGGCGTGGCCCTGGGCCAGCGCCGCGCGGACGGCGGTGGCCGGGATCGCCCGGCCGAGCGCGGCGACGGCCCGGGTGCGCCGGTCGAGGCGGCGCGGGTGGTCGAGCGCGGCCTCGCCGGTGGCCGCGCAGTGCAGGTAGCGGGCGGCGAACGCGGCCGAGCCGGGCACGTCGCGCAGGTCCGGGTCGAGCCGGGTGACGCGGTGGCCGAGGTCGACCAGCAGCGCGGCGGTGTCGAGCACGACGTCGCGGACCTCGTCCGCGACC includes the following:
- a CDS encoding IS481 family transposase, which encodes MTHANAPLTELGRLRLARCVVDEGWPLRRAAERFQVSPTTAARWASRYRELGEAGLVDRSSRPHRSPRRLPTRRERRIVKVRLARRWGPARIAHLLGLNPSTVHRVLRRFGLARLAHLDRATATPVRRYEHAAPGDLVHVDIKKLGNIPDGGGHKVHGRRAGGRNSSAHRDPTRPRKVHGRPNLGYAYLHNAVDDHSRLAYTEILPDETKDTAAAFWTRAQAFFREAGVTVRRVLTDNGSCYRSRLWRDTLANAGITHKRTRAYRPQTNGKVERFNRTLLDEWAYAQAYRSETERRETLPRWLHTYNHHRGHTALKGQPPASRVPNLTGQNS
- a CDS encoding DUF3097 domain-containing protein; the encoded protein is MRSQDYGRDVLAGGKKRSVPEVAAEPGVVVEDPASGFCGAVVRFESGNVVLEDRHGRERLFPLRPAGFLVDGRPVTLVRPAVAAATPTRSASGSVRVEGLKARTARDSRIWVEGLHDAELVERVWGHDLRVEGVVVEPLDGVDVLADRIAEFGTGPGRRLGVLVDHLVPGSKESRLVAAVRDEHVLVTGHPFVDVWQAVKPAAVGIAAWPVVPRGVPWKDGVCAALGWGEPYEGWRRVLAGVRGFRDLETSLLGAVERLIDFVTEE
- a CDS encoding NfeD family protein → MLPAIIWLVLGVVMVVAEVVSGDFVLVMLGVAALGAAGASALGADLVIATVVFAVASLGLVLGVRPALKRRLELGTGHRSGIDALPGSTAVVVSRVDGRDGRVRIGGDIWSARSIDHEVIEVGVEVTVVEISGATAVVMSGA
- a CDS encoding SPFH domain-containing protein, which produces MAKSVLVIPQATSAVIERLGRYRTTAAPGLNILVPFLDRVRARIDLREQVVSFPPQPVITQDNLTVSIDTVVYFQVTDPRAAVYEISNYIVGVEQLATTTLRNLVGGMSLEETLTSRDQINSQLRGVLDEATGRWGIRVARVELKAIDPPPSIQDSMEKQMRADREKRAMILTAEGQRESAIKTAEGQKQSQILAAEGAKQAAILAAEAERQSRILTAQGERAARYLQAQGQAKAIEKVFAAIKAGRPTPEVLAYQYLQTLPQMAQGDANKVWLVPSDYGKALEGFARMLGTPGEDGVFRYEPPAPDPATPAPEADDPSVADWFDTAPDPVVAEAVRAAEEVARKEVPGPLAAPAPNPLAAPAPRPEVGPGPTAD
- a CDS encoding SSI family serine proteinase inhibitor, with the translated sequence MSIRSTVVACVTVTACVVLAVPAQAAGVRIGSPTPKAVGPAKYTLMLSGADHTWSRAIKLNCPTDVDGHLHPFGDQACADLASVDGDPGRMHRAQVKCTPEYGRLTASLSGVHAGRTVKWSRTFRDECALYGATNTVFRF